In Pseudoclavibacter sp. Marseille-Q3772, the sequence GTGGTTTACGGTGCACTGGCAGGGGGCGACCGGTCGCCGTGTGCGGATGCTCATGTTGGCAACGGTGGCCATCGCGGCACTGGATGCGGCAGCCTCCTTCGTGCTTGCGATGGTCGGGTTCTTTGAGGGGAACTCCGAGCGGATCCCGGGGTACGCCGCGCGCGGTGTCGCGTTATTAGTGGTCGCTGGAGTGCTCGGCTGGAGCTGGTTCGCAACCAACCGGCACGCGCAACGTAACGAGATGGAACGCATCCTGTGCGAAATTGCCAATGAACAGGCGCCACCGGCTGATGATGACCAGCGGATGTGGGGCGAGCCCGGGGCAACCGCACTGCGAAACGCGGCCCCCGGAGTCAACCCGATTCGTCGCCGCTATGCGGAATCAATCATCGGGCCGCAACTGGATGCACTCACCCAGATTCCGGGCGTTCGCATCGTGCACGGCGTGCGGCTGCCGGGAAGCGACCCGACCGTTGCGACGATTTCCCATGCTGTGCTCGCGGGCCGACGCCTAGCGCTGATCGACGATCAACTCTGGCGCCCGGGAAACTATGCGCTCGATCACCGCGGGCAGCTCTTGCGTAATGATTTTGTGTATGCCAACCCTGCGCAGGAGTTCCCGCACCGGGTAGCGCAGTGTGACGAGTACTTTGCCGATGCCGCTCAGGTGCGTGGCTGGGTCGCCGTGGTTGCCGACTCGACTGGACGTCTCGTGATTGATAACGCGCGTACCTGGCCGAACGTTCGGCTCGCGGACGCTGAATCCCTGCTGCGGGAAGTGGGCGAATGGCTTGCCGGTGACGGCGAGCGAGTTGACCGATTGCTTTTGCGTGATGTGCTCGCGCTGCAGGTCGACCCGAGCTAGCGCTTCTGTACTAGCCGCGGTCGAGCGCCGGAAGTTGCTGCAATAGCGTGAGGACGGCGTCACAGCTGTTTTGCGCGGCCCGTTCGATACCGATGCTGAACTCCTGACCGGCGGCGGGGCCACAGAGGTCGCTTACGGAACGCACCGAGGCAAAGCGCTTCGCGAAGGTTGTACACACCTGCGCGATGGCGCAGCTTTCCATATCGGTGGCTATGGCAGCGGGGAAAGCATTGCGGGTATCGGCCACATTGCGTTCGGTTACGAAGGTATCGCCGCTGAGGATGGTGGCCACATGCCAGTTCGCGTTATCCGCGGCAATATCGCGAGCTGCGGTAACCAGAGCTCCGTCAGCGGCGAATTGCACCGGCTGCCCTGGAACCTGGCCGCGCACATAGCCGAACTCGGTCGCATCCGCGGTACCGTAGCTGGTGCTGTCGGACACGGCGATATCACCCACGTTGATGTCGCGTGCCAGGCCGCCGCAACTACCCGCCGAGAGGATCAGCTGCGGAGCAAGCGTGGAAATCGCCCAAGTGGCGGCGCTTGCGGCAGCGACCAAACCGATCCCGGTCGTGATCACGGCTATTCGCTCGCCGTGTAATGACCCGCAGACCACCTGCAGATGTTTCGGGGTATCGGTGAGTGTTGTTGGCTGCTCGAGGCGGTCGAGAAATGGTGCCGCCTCTTCGGGCATGGCGGTCAGGATGCAGACAGTTGCGTGTGCGGTCATTGTTACGGTTACGCGTCCGTCGCGAATACCGTTTCCCACTCAGCGCGAGCGTCGAGGAAAGTCTGTACCGCATCCTTCGCCGCAGATAGGGAATGGTTCTCGCCCCATCCGCACTGCTCTTCGTTGGCAGCGGGGACGGCGTCGGCTGCTAGCAGATCACGGAAGGTGGTTGCTAGCAGCGGGAGGAACTGTTCGGGCTCAACGCCGAGCATGATGGCGTAGAAGCCTGTCTGGCAGCCCATTGGGGAGAAGTCGATGAGCTGATCGGTGTGGTTTCGCATGAGCTCTGCGGTGAGGTGCTCAATTGAGTGGATGGCGGGCATGGTCAGGTAGTCGCGGTTGGGTTGAGCGAACCGCACGTCGTACTTCACGAGCTCATCGCCGCCGGGGAGATGCTTGCGGTCGGCGATGCGGACGTAGGGCGCGACAACGGCGCGGTGATCTAGGTTGAACGACTCGACATTCATGCGCATACGGTCGAGCTTACGGGTAGTGGTGGTCGTTCGGCCAGGTCAGCGCTGTGCGGCGAACCGTTCGACGTCTTCGGGGATGCCGGCGACGATGATGATGTCGTGGTCGGAGATCACCGTTTCGGCCTCGGCGTAGGTGAACTCCTTACCCGGAGCCTTGATTCCCACGATCGTCACCTGGTATTTGCTGCGGATCTGCGATTGGCGCAGCGACTGGCCACGGATTTGCCGGGGCGGGTAGAGCTTCGCCAAGACGAAGTCGTCATCAAACTCGATGAAGTCGAGCATCCGGCCATTCACCAGGTGTGCGGCACGGTGACCTGCCTCGGCCTCCGGGAAGATCACGTGGTGCGCGCCGATGCGGCGCAAGATGCGACCGTGAGTGGCGGACATCGCTTTCGCCCAAATCTGCGGCACTTTTAGGTCGACGAGGTTTGCGGTCACCAGCACACTCGCCTCGATGGAGGTGCCCACGGCAACCACGGCGATGGAAAACTCCTGCGCCCCGATCTGCCGCAGCGCTTCGATATTGCGCGCGTCGACCTGGACTGCGTGCGTCACCCGCTCGGCCCACTTCTGGACCAGGTCGGGATCGGTATCGACCGCCAGCACATCCCGTCCGAGTCGATCAAGTTCTCCGGCGGTGGCGGCGCCGAAACGGCCCAGGCCGATCACCAGCACTGGGGCGCTTGCCGAAATTGGTTCACCCAACAATGATCCTTTCCTCTGGCAGCGTGAATAGCTGCTTCTTATGGCGGGAGGCGAGGGCTGCAGCAAACGTTACCGTGCCCACACGTCCGAGCCACATCGTTGCCGACAGGATGTAGACACCCGCATCCGGCAGTCGTTCCGTCAAACCGGTACTCAACCCAACGGTGCCGAACGCTGATGTCGCGTCGAAGACCGCATCCTGCATCGACGCCCCGCTGACTTGCATGAGCGCAATTGCCGAGATGGCAACGATCGTGCTTCCCCACAGCGCCACCGAGATGGCTAGCCGTAGAACATCCACCGGGATGCGGCGATGGAAGGCCTGGATGTCACGCACACCACGCGCTTCGGCTACGGCGGCTAAGAAGAGGATGGCGAAGGTGGTGACCTTGATACCGCCCGCGGTGGAGGCTGATCCGCCACCCACAAACATGAGCATCGTCATGACGGTGACGGTGGATGCGTTTGCTTCGCCCAGATCGACGGTTGAGAATCCGCCAGAGCGGGTCATGACCGACAAGAACCCGGCAGTGAACGGCTCCATCCCTGGATCGAGTGTGCCGAACGTTGCGTCGTTGCCGAGTTCGAGTAGGTAGATCGCGAGCCAGCCGCCGAGGAACAAGATTGTTGTGGTGACCAGGGTGATCTTGACGTGTAATCCGGGATGTTTGCGGGTGCGCACCCAGCGCACGAGCGAGAAGATGACCGGAAATCCGAGCGATCCGGCAAAGACTGCGACGGCGAGGCAGCCGAGCATCCAAGTGTCGTTCATGAACGGCTCGAGACCGTGAGCGGTCGGTACGAATCCGGTGTTTGTGAACGCGCTGGCCGCGAAGTAATAGGAATCGAGGATGGCTTTCCACACGGAGCCATAGTGCTCGTGGGTGATCAGCGAGATGAAGATGCCGCTGGCGACGATCGTTTCGATGATGGCGAGTGAAGTGACGACCGTAACGAGAACGCCGCCGATCTCGCCGAGTCGAACGGCCTGTGACTCGGAGACGGCGCCGGCGTGGATGCGCAGCGAGTTGCCGTCGGATGCGGCCACCAGTTTTTGGCGGAGGCCAAGTTTTCGGGTCACTACAGCGCCGAGGATGGATGCGAGTGTCAGCACGCCGACTGCGCCGACCTGGATGCCGGTGAAGATGAGGACATTGCCAAAGGCCGACCAGTGAGTTGCCATATCCACGACCGTGAGGCCGGTGACGCAGATGGTGGAGACCGCGGTGAATAGCGCCTCCGCGAACGGGGTGACTTGACCGTTGGCGCTTGAGATCGGCAGCATGAGCAGGAATGCCCATAGGAAGATGATGCAGGTGAAGATGATTACCGCGAAGCGGCTTGGTGACTTCGACTTGAGTCGCTGATACGCCCCACGGATCTGTGAGAGTGGGGTGGGGTGGTGTGAGTTGAGCCCCTGACTCGAAGTTGGCATGACTTTGATGCTACCGGGCTGGATCGGAGTGGAATTCCAACGAGCGATTGAAAATTTGTAAACAATAGCGCCAGAATGTGGCAATTCTGGTAGCGACACTCTAGTGTGGTTCAAGCACTTGTGTTCACAATTGTCACTCTGGTGACGTTAACCGTGGAGGGACCGCGATCTCATGGCAGCTGAATTGTCCGACGTGCGTTTCTTGACGGTCGCCGAAGTTGCTGAACTGATGCGCGTCTCGAAGATGACTGTCTATCGCATGGTTCACGCGGGTGAGCTTCCCGCGGTTAAGTTCGGCCGCTCGTACCGAGTGCCAGAGTCTGCGGTGAATGACGCCATCAACGGTGTCGCACGCGACGGCAAGCAGACTGCCTAAGCGATCCGCAAGCATGTAGAATTGACGGATGTGCCTTCGCGAGGGCGAAGGGTTCGTTGCGCAGTTAACTGAACAGAGGAAACACTATGGGTTCTGTAATCAAGAAGCGCCGCAAGCGTATGTCCAAGAAGAAGCACCGCAAGCTGCTTCGCAAGACTCGCCACCAGCGTCGCAACAAGAAGTAGCTCTCGGCTTTGCTGTCGAGTATGGGCGTCAACCATTCGGTTGGCGCCCAGCTGCGTTTCCGGGTTTGTTCGGGTTTGTTCCCCCTGCATTCCGGGTAACGCGTGTTCGCCGCAGCTTGGCTGCCCTGCTGCCGGGTCCGTTCCGCCTGCGCTTGCCGTCCGTCCGCACTCCCTCACGCGCCCCTGCATTTCGCCTCCCTTGCATCCTCTGTGTGCCTCCACTGCCATCGCACCACACCCCACATCCACCCTGACGCGCCCCTGACTCGCCCCCTGCATTTCGCCTCCCTTGCATCCTCTGTGTGCCTCCCACCTGCATCCGCATCCCCTCAAGCGCCCCCTCATCCGCATCCCCCCCCTCATCCGCATCCCACCTCACATCGCACCCCACCCTCCCCACATTCGACTTCGGGCCCCTTTGCACCTGGTGGCGTTTCTGTGCAGTGGGCTACCTGACGCTGACAGGTTTGGGCCGGTTTACGCGTGACGTTTACTCTCAAATGGGCCAACGCGAGGGTGTGCGAAGTAGGCCCCAACGCGAGCGGGTGTGCAGGGTTTGGGCCGGGTTTGCATAGTTGGGTGGCGGTTTACTGTGCGAAGTGGGCCCCAACGCGGTTCTCGGAGGGACGGGGAAAGCGGCAGCGGATGCGGTGGGTTGCGCCAGTGCGAACTTTGCGCGTGACGCGGCTCGGCACCTAGACTTGCTCACCAGGTGCGCTGGGAAGTCTGGTCAGCAATGACGTAAACGCTGCCCGCCTAACGGCTACCCGACTGAGATTCGAGGAGTGCCCACTTGCCAGCCTTGACCAACCGCCCCGACGACCAGTTTTCGCTCAAAGAGCGGCTGAACTCCCAGAAGTTCGGCGGCACCGTACTGCTGCTCGCCGCGATGTTGGCGATGATTATCGCCAACTCTCCCCTCGCCGAATGGTACGAAAACCTCAAACAGACTGACCTGCCGATCCCCGCGATCGGTATTGAGCACATGTCCGTCGCCCACTGGGCGAGCGACGGCGTGCTTGCATTCTTTTTCTTCGTGGTGGGGCTCGAGCTGAAACGCGAATTTGTCACCGGCCAGCTGCGTGACCCGCGCAAGGCATCACTCCCCATGGCGGCCGCAGTTGGCGGCATGATTGTGCCCGCGGCAATGTTCGCGGCCATCGTCGCCATCGGCGGTCAGGGGGGTTCCGAAGGATGGGCGATCCCGGTAGCCACCGACATCGCGTTCTGTGTTGGTCTGCTCGCAGTGTTCGGTAAGGGGCTGCCTTCGCCATTCCGCGTCTTCCTGCTCACCCTCGCAGTGGTTGATGACCTGCTCGGTATCACCCTGATCGCAATCTTCTACACCGCCGACCTCAATGTGCTCTGGCTCATCGTGTCGCTCGCAGTGGTGGCGGTGTACGGCCTGCTGGTCAATAAGGGTGTCTACAAGTGGTGGCTACTCATCCCGATCGGAGTGCTTGCCTGGTACTTCATGCTCCTGTCCGGCGTGCACGCAACCATCGCCGGCGTACTGCTCGGCCTGACCGTGCCGGCAATTCCGCGCAAGGGCGACGAGATCTCCTTCGCGGAAGACATGGAGCACGACTGGAACCCGGTGTCGCAGGCATTCGCCCTACCGGTGTTTGCGTTCTTCGCTGCTGGTGTGCCGCTAGCGGCAGGTGACGGCAGCTTCCTGGATTCGATCACCCATCCGGTTTTCCTCGCCGCATTCCTCGGACTGCTGGTCGGTAAGCCCCTCGGCATCTTCCTCACCGTGTTTGCGCTACACAAACTGCCAGCATTCGATCTGGACGACAATCTCCGATTGGGCGATATCGGAGCGCTCGGGGGCTTAGCCGGTATCGGCTTCACAGTCTCCCTGCTCATTGGAGAACTCGCGTTCCGCGGTTCCGAAGCCTTCCTCGAGTATGGCCACCTCGGTGTCATCCTCGGCTCGCTGCTCGCGGCCATCATCTCGATCTTCCTGCTCCGGTGGCGCGTGCGCTTCCACGTTGGTGAGAAGCTCGACGACGACGAAGCCGTTATGCCCTAATGGTCGTCGACTTCTACGAACGCGAGGGCTGTCACCTCTGCGAAGAAGCACTCGAAATCGTCATGGCCGAGTGCCAGGCGGCAGGCGCGACACTTCGCCGGCACGACATCACAACCGACGAGGGCTTGCAGCAGCGCTACGGGGAGTTCATCCCGGTAGTAGTAATCGATGACGTGCAGCATTCGACGTGGTTTGTGGATGCGGAACGGTTACGAAACGCTCTCCGGGGCAGCTAGCTGCAGACAGACGCTCGCTACCCCAGCGCTGGCAACGCAACCGAAACCAGCAGCACG encodes:
- a CDS encoding TrkA family potassium uptake protein, with product MGEPISASAPVLVIGLGRFGAATAGELDRLGRDVLAVDTDPDLVQKWAERVTHAVQVDARNIEALRQIGAQEFSIAVVAVGTSIEASVLVTANLVDLKVPQIWAKAMSATHGRILRRIGAHHVIFPEAEAGHRAAHLVNGRMLDFIEFDDDFVLAKLYPPRQIRGQSLRQSQIRSKYQVTIVGIKAPGKEFTYAEAETVISDHDIIIVAGIPEDVERFAAQR
- a CDS encoding helix-turn-helix domain-containing protein, with the protein product MAAELSDVRFLTVAEVAELMRVSKMTVYRMVHAGELPAVKFGRSYRVPESAVNDAINGVARDGKQTA
- a CDS encoding glutaredoxin family protein, yielding MVVDFYEREGCHLCEEALEIVMAECQAAGATLRRHDITTDEGLQQRYGEFIPVVVIDDVQHSTWFVDAERLRNALRGS
- a CDS encoding S-ribosylhomocysteine lyase — its product is MRMNVESFNLDHRAVVAPYVRIADRKHLPGGDELVKYDVRFAQPNRDYLTMPAIHSIEHLTAELMRNHTDQLIDFSPMGCQTGFYAIMLGVEPEQFLPLLATTFRDLLAADAVPAANEEQCGWGENHSLSAAKDAVQTFLDARAEWETVFATDA
- a CDS encoding DnaJ domain-containing protein; protein product: MLGIAPDASEDEVRRAGRHRQRQTHPDLGGDASEFTRVRLALEVLLDEKRRAEHDAWLAARHGIIAQRRDTVGTRLRQQQRAPRQSPQAPSPHAHSTTAGSGDVPEFERIPKPRVQAWRMGWYRKQWHAVPDVWPPARPLRRAPGALALVSAIVLVLVLGGICVWQLVPGSPIAVAWWPALIVVAVLSAVWFTVHWQGATGRRVRMLMLATVAIAALDAAASFVLAMVGFFEGNSERIPGYAARGVALLVVAGVLGWSWFATNRHAQRNEMERILCEIANEQAPPADDDQRMWGEPGATALRNAAPGVNPIRRRYAESIIGPQLDALTQIPGVRIVHGVRLPGSDPTVATISHAVLAGRRLALIDDQLWRPGNYALDHRGQLLRNDFVYANPAQEFPHRVAQCDEYFADAAQVRGWVAVVADSTGRLVIDNARTWPNVRLADAESLLREVGEWLAGDGERVDRLLLRDVLALQVDPS
- a CDS encoding AURKAIP1/COX24 domain-containing protein — its product is MGSVIKKRRKRMSKKKHRKLLRKTRHQRRNKK
- the nhaA gene encoding Na+/H+ antiporter NhaA, producing MPALTNRPDDQFSLKERLNSQKFGGTVLLLAAMLAMIIANSPLAEWYENLKQTDLPIPAIGIEHMSVAHWASDGVLAFFFFVVGLELKREFVTGQLRDPRKASLPMAAAVGGMIVPAAMFAAIVAIGGQGGSEGWAIPVATDIAFCVGLLAVFGKGLPSPFRVFLLTLAVVDDLLGITLIAIFYTADLNVLWLIVSLAVVAVYGLLVNKGVYKWWLLIPIGVLAWYFMLLSGVHATIAGVLLGLTVPAIPRKGDEISFAEDMEHDWNPVSQAFALPVFAFFAAGVPLAAGDGSFLDSITHPVFLAAFLGLLVGKPLGIFLTVFALHKLPAFDLDDNLRLGDIGALGGLAGIGFTVSLLIGELAFRGSEAFLEYGHLGVILGSLLAAIISIFLLRWRVRFHVGEKLDDDEAVMP
- a CDS encoding 5'-methylthioadenosine/adenosylhomocysteine nucleosidase, coding for MTAHATVCILTAMPEEAAPFLDRLEQPTTLTDTPKHLQVVCGSLHGERIAVITTGIGLVAAASAATWAISTLAPQLILSAGSCGGLARDINVGDIAVSDSTSYGTADATEFGYVRGQVPGQPVQFAADGALVTAARDIAADNANWHVATILSGDTFVTERNVADTRNAFPAAIATDMESCAIAQVCTTFAKRFASVRSVSDLCGPAAGQEFSIGIERAAQNSCDAVLTLLQQLPALDRG
- a CDS encoding potassium transporter TrkG; translated protein: MPTSSQGLNSHHPTPLSQIRGAYQRLKSKSPSRFAVIIFTCIIFLWAFLLMLPISSANGQVTPFAEALFTAVSTICVTGLTVVDMATHWSAFGNVLIFTGIQVGAVGVLTLASILGAVVTRKLGLRQKLVAASDGNSLRIHAGAVSESQAVRLGEIGGVLVTVVTSLAIIETIVASGIFISLITHEHYGSVWKAILDSYYFAASAFTNTGFVPTAHGLEPFMNDTWMLGCLAVAVFAGSLGFPVIFSLVRWVRTRKHPGLHVKITLVTTTILFLGGWLAIYLLELGNDATFGTLDPGMEPFTAGFLSVMTRSGGFSTVDLGEANASTVTVMTMLMFVGGGSASTAGGIKVTTFAILFLAAVAEARGVRDIQAFHRRIPVDVLRLAISVALWGSTIVAISAIALMQVSGASMQDAVFDATSAFGTVGLSTGLTERLPDAGVYILSATMWLGRVGTVTFAAALASRHKKQLFTLPEERIIVG